The Hymenobacter sp. GOD-10R genome includes a window with the following:
- a CDS encoding polysaccharide biosynthesis/export family protein, which translates to MLHLFLKQKKLLVLWLFTTAYASTSCSSYKNIPYFKDLSKTSISDDNIQNYTPITIQPEDILGVNVSSLNQEAAAVFNYNLNRVNGNNYDVAPANPVVGYRVDAIGNIQLPLIGEFKVAGFTTSEIQQKLRQRLVTYLKEPVVNIRLLNFKVSIIGDVLKPDTYTIQNERITILEALTLAGDLNITALRTNVLLVREQNNKREYIPIDLTSKKLFASPYYYLKNNDVIYVQPDKTKFATVDRGYRTATLVLSGLSIIAIVLSNLYR; encoded by the coding sequence ATGTTGCACCTGTTTCTCAAGCAAAAAAAATTACTCGTTCTTTGGTTATTTACTACAGCTTACGCTTCGACTTCATGTAGTTCTTACAAGAACATTCCTTATTTTAAGGATTTGAGCAAGACGAGTATAAGTGACGATAATATTCAAAATTACACTCCCATAACGATACAGCCTGAAGATATTTTAGGGGTTAATGTTAGTAGTTTAAATCAAGAGGCAGCTGCAGTATTTAATTATAATCTTAATCGCGTAAACGGAAACAACTACGATGTAGCTCCTGCGAATCCAGTTGTAGGCTATCGTGTTGATGCAATTGGGAATATACAGCTGCCTCTAATTGGTGAATTCAAAGTAGCCGGTTTTACCACAAGCGAAATACAACAAAAATTACGACAGAGGCTCGTGACTTATCTCAAAGAGCCTGTGGTAAATATTCGTTTGCTAAATTTCAAAGTGTCTATAATCGGTGATGTATTAAAACCGGATACCTACACTATTCAAAATGAAAGGATAACAATTTTAGAAGCACTTACTCTAGCTGGTGATCTGAATATAACTGCCTTGCGGACAAACGTCTTGCTTGTAAGGGAGCAAAATAATAAGCGGGAGTATATACCGATAGATCTTACTTCCAAGAAGCTTTTCGCCTCGCCTTACTATTACCTCAAAAACAATGATGTGATCTATGTGCAACCTGACAAAACCAAGTTTGCAACTGTAGACCGAGGGTATAGAACAGCTACTTTGGTGCTTTCGGGCTTATCTATCATTGCTATCGTGCTATCTAACTTGTATAGATAA